In Thauera aromatica K172, one DNA window encodes the following:
- a CDS encoding cobyric acid synthase, protein MSSPITLMVQGTTSDAGKSTLVAGLARVLRRRGLRVAPFKPQNMALNSAVTADGGEIGRAQALQALAAGVAPHSDFNPVLLKPATDIGAQVIVHGRVVASLSARDYHAYKPMAMAAVMQSWDRLCSAYQAVLVEGAGSPAEINLRDRDIANMGFAEAADVPVVLVADIDRGGVFAHLVGTLELLSPSEQERVKGFVINRFRGDLGLLQPGLDWLEARTGRKVFGVLPYLHGLFLDAEDALADGAADVQAGEGALRVIAPAWPRISNHTDVDALRLHPQVDFRWVGPGQAIPPADLIVLPGSKAVHADLAWSRAQGWEAAIARHLRYGGKLIGICGGFQMLGRSLADPLGLEGPPATVAGLGLLDMETVLERDKRLENVRGRLSVALSAAAGGGEGGAGGEVEGYEIHMGVSRGPALARPATLLRTAGGEERADGALSADGQILGSYVHGLFDAPGALAALLAWAGLRADGGDGGFAPVDLAARREADLERLADALEAHLDLAALFAPLRLPARPGVPA, encoded by the coding sequence ATGTCCTCCCCGATCACGCTGATGGTGCAGGGCACCACCTCGGACGCCGGCAAGAGCACCCTGGTCGCCGGACTCGCCCGCGTGCTGCGCCGGCGCGGCCTGCGGGTGGCGCCGTTCAAGCCGCAGAACATGGCGCTCAATTCCGCGGTCACCGCCGATGGCGGCGAGATCGGCCGTGCCCAGGCGCTGCAGGCGCTCGCCGCCGGCGTCGCTCCGCACAGCGACTTCAATCCGGTGCTGCTCAAGCCGGCGACCGACATCGGTGCCCAGGTCATCGTCCACGGCCGCGTCGTCGCAAGCCTGTCGGCGCGCGACTACCATGCCTACAAACCGATGGCGATGGCGGCGGTGATGCAGAGCTGGGACCGCCTGTGCTCGGCCTACCAGGCCGTGCTCGTCGAAGGCGCCGGCAGTCCGGCGGAGATCAACCTGCGCGATCGCGACATCGCCAACATGGGCTTCGCCGAGGCCGCCGACGTGCCGGTGGTGCTGGTCGCCGACATCGACCGCGGTGGCGTCTTCGCCCACCTCGTCGGCACCCTTGAACTGCTTTCGCCGTCCGAGCAGGAGCGGGTCAAGGGCTTCGTCATCAACCGTTTCCGCGGCGATCTCGGTCTGCTGCAACCGGGGCTGGACTGGCTGGAGGCGCGTACCGGACGCAAGGTGTTCGGCGTGCTGCCTTATCTGCACGGGCTGTTCCTCGATGCCGAGGATGCGCTCGCCGACGGCGCTGCCGACGTCCAGGCCGGGGAAGGTGCGCTGCGCGTGATCGCACCGGCCTGGCCGCGGATCTCCAATCACACCGATGTCGACGCCCTGCGCCTGCATCCGCAGGTCGATTTCCGCTGGGTCGGCCCCGGGCAGGCGATTCCGCCCGCCGACCTGATCGTGCTGCCCGGCTCCAAGGCGGTGCACGCCGATCTGGCCTGGTCGCGGGCGCAAGGCTGGGAGGCGGCGATCGCGCGCCATCTGCGCTATGGCGGCAAGCTGATCGGGATCTGCGGCGGCTTCCAGATGCTCGGCCGCAGCCTCGCCGACCCGCTCGGCCTGGAAGGGCCGCCGGCCACGGTCGCCGGTCTCGGCCTGCTCGACATGGAAACCGTGCTCGAACGCGACAAGCGGCTGGAAAATGTGCGCGGCCGCCTGTCCGTGGCCTTGAGCGCTGCGGCCGGTGGTGGCGAAGGCGGAGCGGGGGGCGAAGTCGAAGGCTACGAAATCCACATGGGCGTGTCACGCGGCCCGGCGCTGGCGCGGCCTGCCACCCTGTTGCGCACTGCCGGCGGGGAAGAGCGTGCCGACGGCGCGCTGTCGGCGGACGGCCAGATCCTGGGCAGCTACGTCCACGGCCTGTTCGATGCGCCCGGCGCGCTTGCGGCGCTGCTTGCCTGGGCCGGGCTGCGCGCCGATGGCGGGGACGGCGGTTTCGCTCCGGTCGATCTGGCGGCGCGGCGCGAGGCCGACCTCGAACGCCTTGCCGATGCGCTCGAGGCGCATCTCGATCTGGCCGCGCTGTTTGCCCCGCTGCGGCTTCCCGCGCGCCCGGGGGTGCCCGCATGA